Within the Staphylococcus warneri genome, the region TTGTGAAAATAACCAATTCGCTGAAGGTACAACACATGATTATGCTAGTGCGTCTGAAACCATTGCAGAACGTGCTAAAGCGTATAACATGCCTGGTGTTAGAGTGGACGGCATGGATGTGATTGAAGTGAGAAATGCTGCTAAAGAAGCGGTTGAACGAGCTAAAAATGGAGAAGGACCAACACTGATCGAATGTGATACGTATCGAAAATATGGTCACTTTGAAGGTGATGAACAAAAGGTTAAATCACCTAATGATCGTAATGCAGATAAAAATGCTACAGAAGAGTTTAGAAAAGTAGCAATCAACGAAGGTTGGTTAACGGAAGAGGAAGCAACGAAAATTGAACAAGCTGCAGAACAAGCAGTTGAAGATTCAGTTGTATACGCAGAACAAAGTGAGTTACCAGATGTCGAATCACTATATAAAGATGTATTTGCATAAGCAAAGGGGGATATCATTATGAGTGAAAATCGTAAGTTAACATTTATGGGAGCAATCAACGAAGCAATCGATCAATCAATGGAAAAGGATGACAATGTCATTTTAATTGGTACAGATGTATCTGGTGGTGCCAATGTGGAACATATCAAAGATGATGATACATTTGGTGGTGTATTTGGTGTAACCAAAGGTTTGGCTAAAAAGTATAGTCGTGATCGTGTTATTGACACACCGATAGCAGAACATATTACCTTAAGTACAGCAGTTGGTGCGGCAGCTACTGGTTTACGACCAATCGCAGAGTTAATGTTCAATGACTTTATTGGATTTGGTCTGGATCCTATTTTGAACCAAGGGGCAAAAATGCGCTATATGTTTGGTGGGAAAGCTAAAATTCCATTAGTTGTTAGAACTGTACATGGTGCAGGCGCAGGTGCAGCGGCACAACATTCACAATCACTATATAATATGTTTGCTGCAATTCCAGGCGTTAAGGTCGTTGTGCCATCTAATCCATACGACGCTAAAGGATTATTAAATGCTGCCATTGAGGATGACAATTTAGTCGTATTCTCTGAAGATAAAACACTATTAGGTCAAAAAGGCGAGGTGCCAGAAGAACATTATAAGGTAGAAATTGGTAAAGCCAATGTTGTTCGAGAAGGTAGCGATTTATCCATTGTAGCTATAGGTAAAATGGTAGCTGTCGCTTTAGAAACGGCAGACCAATTGGCTGAAAGCAATGTATCTGTTGAAGTGATTGATTTACGCTCAGTATCACCTTGGGATAAAGATACAGTATTAGATTCAGTTAAGAAAACAGGGCGACTTATCGTCATCGATGAATCTAACCCACAATGTAATGTAGCTGGTGATGTGGCATCAGTGATTGGTGATATTGGATTTGATTATTTAGATGGTCCAATTAAAAAGGTCACTGCACCAGACACACCAGTACCATTTGCAGCTAACTTAGAGGAAGCTTATATACCAAATACAGATAAAGTTTTAGATGTCGCATCAGAATTAATCGATGATTTGAAACAAGCTAAATCATAAGTATGGGGGGTGTGAAGCATGAGTGAAAATATTATAATGCCGAAATTAGGAA harbors:
- a CDS encoding alpha-ketoacid dehydrogenase subunit beta, with the translated sequence MSENRKLTFMGAINEAIDQSMEKDDNVILIGTDVSGGANVEHIKDDDTFGGVFGVTKGLAKKYSRDRVIDTPIAEHITLSTAVGAAATGLRPIAELMFNDFIGFGLDPILNQGAKMRYMFGGKAKIPLVVRTVHGAGAGAAAQHSQSLYNMFAAIPGVKVVVPSNPYDAKGLLNAAIEDDNLVVFSEDKTLLGQKGEVPEEHYKVEIGKANVVREGSDLSIVAIGKMVAVALETADQLAESNVSVEVIDLRSVSPWDKDTVLDSVKKTGRLIVIDESNPQCNVAGDVASVIGDIGFDYLDGPIKKVTAPDTPVPFAANLEEAYIPNTDKVLDVASELIDDLKQAKS